Proteins from one Tsuneonella aeria genomic window:
- a CDS encoding rhodanese-related sulfurtransferase, which produces MTDSRPGPHPVCVAALYHFTPMEDCARLQAGLRRACRDNGVRGTLLLAPEGINGTIAGPDQGIANVLDHIRALPGCGGLDVKYSRAEAMPFHRMKVRIKAEIVTMGQPGIDPAANAGTYVSPLEWNALIDDPDTIVIDTRNAYEVAIGSFAGAVDPGTETFRDFPAWYAREREALLGGGIPRKVAMFCTGGIRCEKASAWLKTQGLDDVYHLKGGVLAYLEQVSPADSRWKGECFVFDQRVSVGHGLTPGTHALCFACRRPVAPADRASPLYEEGASCPACHGERDEGQRASYRERHRQERLAAARGGAHVGAVQDEG; this is translated from the coding sequence ATGACCGATTCCCGTCCCGGCCCTCACCCCGTTTGCGTCGCGGCGCTGTACCATTTCACGCCGATGGAAGACTGCGCCCGGCTTCAGGCCGGATTGCGCCGCGCTTGCCGTGACAATGGCGTGCGCGGCACGCTGTTGCTGGCGCCAGAGGGCATCAACGGCACGATCGCCGGCCCCGATCAAGGCATCGCGAACGTCCTCGATCATATCCGCGCCCTGCCCGGTTGCGGCGGCCTCGACGTCAAGTATTCGCGCGCGGAAGCGATGCCGTTCCACCGCATGAAGGTGCGCATCAAGGCCGAGATCGTGACCATGGGACAGCCCGGGATCGATCCGGCGGCGAATGCGGGCACATACGTGTCGCCGCTCGAGTGGAACGCGCTGATCGACGATCCGGATACGATCGTGATCGACACCCGCAACGCCTACGAAGTGGCCATCGGTTCCTTCGCGGGCGCGGTCGATCCCGGGACGGAGACCTTCCGCGACTTTCCCGCCTGGTACGCCCGGGAACGCGAGGCTCTGCTCGGCGGCGGCATCCCGCGGAAGGTCGCCATGTTCTGCACGGGCGGCATCCGCTGCGAGAAGGCTTCGGCATGGCTGAAAACGCAAGGCCTCGATGACGTGTACCACCTCAAGGGCGGCGTCCTCGCATATCTCGAACAGGTTTCGCCGGCCGACAGCCGATGGAAAGGCGAATGCTTCGTGTTCGATCAGCGTGTGTCTGTGGGCCACGGGCTCACGCCGGGGACGCACGCGCTTTGCTTCGCCTGCCGCCGGCCGGTCGCGCCCGCGGACAGGGCATCGCCGCTTTACGAAGAAGGGGCGAGCTGCCCGGCTTGTCACGGCGAGCGAGACGAGGGCCAGCGCGCATCCTACCGCGAGCGGCACCGGCAAGAACGTCTCGCGGCCGCGCGCGGCGGCGCCCATGTCGGGGCGGTCCAGGATGAGGGATGA
- a CDS encoding ABC transporter ATP-binding protein, with amino-acid sequence MTVLAMTDVDYSRRGTPLVKDACLTLRPGELTVLVGPNGAGKSTLLRLALGLLAPDRGTVTMHGRPVGTLRPAERARLVAYLPQTRDLAWAQPVRDVVALGRFAYGAAPGLLSQADAAALAEALAQCDLDHLADRPTDTLSGGELGRVHLARALAARTPLILADEPVTALDPRYQHAAMRIFRAAADAGRGVLAVVHDLSLAARYANRIVWMKGGAIVADGAPAETVDAGRLRAVFGIEAEVTASRGGWPLVEVLGPV; translated from the coding sequence GTGACAGTGCTGGCGATGACCGATGTGGACTATTCCCGCCGCGGCACTCCGCTGGTGAAGGACGCCTGTCTGACGCTGCGACCGGGCGAGCTGACGGTGCTCGTGGGCCCGAATGGCGCCGGCAAGTCCACGCTGCTGCGCCTCGCGCTCGGCCTGCTAGCTCCCGACCGGGGAACCGTGACGATGCATGGCAGGCCGGTGGGGACGCTGCGCCCTGCCGAGCGCGCCCGACTGGTCGCCTACCTGCCGCAGACCCGCGACCTTGCATGGGCCCAGCCGGTGCGCGACGTGGTGGCGTTGGGTCGCTTCGCTTATGGCGCGGCGCCGGGCCTGCTGAGCCAGGCCGACGCTGCTGCGCTGGCGGAGGCCCTGGCGCAATGCGATCTCGATCATCTGGCGGATCGCCCAACCGATACCCTGTCGGGCGGCGAGCTGGGCCGGGTCCACCTTGCACGCGCCCTGGCTGCCCGGACGCCTCTCATCCTCGCGGACGAGCCTGTGACCGCGCTCGATCCGCGTTACCAGCATGCGGCCATGCGGATATTCCGGGCGGCAGCAGACGCCGGGCGCGGCGTGCTGGCGGTGGTGCACGACCTGTCGCTCGCCGCGCGTTATGCGAATCGTATCGTGTGGATGAAAGGCGGCGCGATCGTCGCGGACGGAGCCCCCGCGGAAACCGTCGACGCCGGACGCCTGCGCGCGGTCTTCGGGATCGAGGCGGAGGTCACCGCGTCCCGCGGTGGATGGCCGCTGGTGGAAGTGCTCGGGCCGGTGTGA
- a CDS encoding lipopolysaccharide biosynthesis protein, giving the protein MGENHHTDPTASGAHRSALGIRVRRALAWRWGTQVIAQAITWVSTIMVVRLLAPHDYGLFAMSQAVVTALAFLNGQSFASSLIQANRIDERRVGQVFGLLLMLNGGLAILQFFLAPLAAAYYGEPMVAHILRVQAAIFLTIPFAVLPQELLARRLEFRMQGLVNLGCAVVGAVTAFTLASLGFGVWALVYAPIAMFATRAIGLTVAARLLVRPVFDLRGAHNLVTFGGILTVCQFLWIIQSQSDIVIAGRQFDPHHLGLYSEALFLTLILTGRFLPPVNEVSYPTYAELHKAGRPLGPFFLRVQRTVAMVVGPAYVGLSLVAAPAVATLFGPRWAEMAPIAAGLALAMPFFALQIVCGPATNGMGRPRIYLATNLMGAIIFPVLFLIGARSGTQGLVQAWWIASPALLAFTYALTLPAIHVRWSELARTLAPALASTAIMGMTVYAARSVLPPLPAVAELAALAAIGVSTYLAALLLLARDALRETAEFLLRREVSPA; this is encoded by the coding sequence ATGGGCGAGAATCACCACACTGATCCAACTGCATCCGGCGCACATCGGTCCGCGCTGGGCATTCGCGTGCGCCGGGCCCTGGCATGGCGCTGGGGCACGCAAGTCATCGCGCAGGCCATCACCTGGGTTTCCACCATCATGGTCGTGCGCCTGCTCGCGCCGCATGATTACGGTCTCTTCGCGATGAGCCAGGCCGTGGTGACGGCGCTCGCGTTCCTCAACGGGCAAAGCTTCGCCAGCTCGCTGATCCAGGCCAACCGGATCGACGAACGGCGTGTCGGGCAGGTGTTCGGCCTGCTCCTGATGCTCAATGGCGGGCTTGCAATCCTGCAGTTCTTCCTGGCACCGCTGGCGGCGGCTTATTACGGCGAGCCGATGGTGGCGCATATCCTGCGCGTCCAGGCGGCCATCTTCCTGACCATACCTTTTGCCGTCTTGCCGCAGGAGCTGCTTGCCCGCCGGCTCGAATTTCGCATGCAGGGCCTCGTCAATCTGGGCTGCGCCGTCGTTGGCGCAGTGACCGCGTTCACGCTCGCCTCGCTGGGGTTCGGCGTCTGGGCGCTGGTCTATGCGCCCATCGCCATGTTCGCGACGCGCGCGATTGGCCTGACGGTGGCGGCGCGCCTGTTGGTGCGCCCGGTGTTCGACCTGCGCGGCGCGCACAACCTGGTGACGTTCGGCGGCATCCTCACCGTGTGCCAGTTCCTGTGGATCATCCAGAGCCAGAGCGACATCGTGATCGCCGGGCGCCAGTTCGATCCGCACCATCTGGGGCTGTATAGCGAGGCGCTGTTCCTCACCCTGATACTCACCGGCCGGTTCCTGCCGCCTGTCAACGAGGTCAGCTATCCCACCTATGCAGAACTCCACAAGGCGGGGCGGCCGCTGGGGCCGTTCTTCCTCCGGGTCCAGCGGACCGTGGCGATGGTCGTGGGTCCGGCCTACGTCGGCTTGTCGCTGGTCGCCGCGCCGGCGGTTGCCACCCTGTTCGGGCCAAGGTGGGCGGAAATGGCCCCGATCGCCGCGGGCCTCGCGCTCGCCATGCCGTTCTTCGCGCTGCAGATCGTCTGCGGCCCCGCGACCAACGGGATGGGTCGCCCCCGGATCTACCTTGCGACCAATCTGATGGGGGCGATCATCTTTCCCGTCCTGTTCTTGATCGGCGCACGGTCGGGCACGCAGGGGCTCGTCCAGGCCTGGTGGATCGCGTCGCCGGCGCTGCTCGCTTTCACCTATGCTCTCACCTTGCCGGCGATCCACGTCAGGTGGAGCGAGCTCGCGCGGACGCTGGCCCCCGCCCTCGCCTCGACCGCGATCATGGGCATGACCGTCTATGCCGCCCGCAGCGTGCTGCCGCCCCTGCCAGCTGTCGCGGAGCTGGCGGCGCTCGCGGCGATTGGGGTGAGCACGTATCTCGCGGCGCTCCTGCTGCTTGCCCGCGATGCGCTCCGCGAAACCGCCGAGTTCCTCCTGCGGCGGGAAGTCAGCCCGGCCTGA
- a CDS encoding FecCD family ABC transporter permease, with protein sequence MTRISVILSAVLLLAIAGSVAIGSVPLPLERMMAALVFSGPVGDQLVVWQIRLPRALAAAVVGGSLGMCGAALQGLLRNPLAEPGILGVSASSALAASGVLAFGITAAGPLTLPIAAIAGALAATFILTILTRQNGSALTLILVGVGISSFAGALMALVMNLAPNPFTLADMVNWMLGSVANRSLTDLAFAAPFIAAGCAMLLAGGRGLSALALGEEAAAGMGLDLARQRLVITLGAGLATGGAVALAGSIGFVGIVAPHLVRPHVRHDPARVMIPAALLGALMLVAADVAVRLIPTDAELKLGVVAALIGAPVFVWIASRRRLA encoded by the coding sequence ATGACGCGGATTTCCGTCATTCTGTCCGCGGTGCTGCTGCTCGCGATCGCAGGCTCCGTGGCTATTGGATCGGTGCCGCTACCCCTCGAACGCATGATGGCTGCGCTGGTGTTCTCGGGCCCTGTCGGGGACCAGCTTGTGGTGTGGCAGATCCGGCTGCCGCGCGCCCTGGCCGCCGCAGTCGTCGGCGGATCGCTCGGCATGTGCGGGGCGGCACTGCAGGGCCTGTTGCGCAATCCCCTGGCTGAGCCGGGAATCCTCGGCGTCTCGGCATCCTCTGCCCTGGCCGCGAGCGGCGTACTGGCGTTCGGCATCACGGCGGCGGGACCGCTGACCCTGCCCATCGCGGCCATCGCCGGTGCGCTGGCGGCGACATTCATCCTCACGATCCTGACCCGGCAGAACGGTTCGGCATTGACCCTGATCCTGGTCGGAGTGGGCATTTCGAGCTTCGCGGGGGCGCTGATGGCACTGGTCATGAACCTGGCGCCCAACCCGTTCACGCTTGCCGACATGGTCAACTGGATGCTGGGGTCGGTTGCGAACCGCAGCCTGACCGACCTTGCCTTCGCCGCGCCTTTCATCGCCGCCGGATGCGCTATGCTGTTGGCCGGCGGGCGTGGCCTTTCGGCGCTTGCCCTGGGGGAAGAGGCGGCGGCGGGCATGGGTCTCGACCTTGCGCGGCAACGCCTCGTGATAACGCTCGGCGCCGGGCTGGCGACTGGGGGCGCGGTGGCACTGGCGGGGAGCATCGGCTTCGTCGGGATCGTGGCGCCGCATCTTGTCCGCCCCCACGTACGCCACGATCCTGCGCGGGTGATGATCCCGGCCGCCCTCCTCGGCGCGCTGATGCTGGTGGCGGCCGACGTCGCGGTCCGCCTGATCCCGACCGATGCGGAGCTCAAACTGGGCGTGGTCGCCGCGCTGATTGGCGCGCCGGTCTTCGTGTGGATCGCATCGCGGCGGAGGTTGGCGTGA
- a CDS encoding ABC transporter substrate-binding protein, which produces MARGGSLAALAAVLGLAGCVPAAAPTRAAPLRIVSLDYCADQFVLRFAPRAHIAGLSPDAGKPFSYMRAAAQGVPTIRPRTDDVLALRPDVVVRSYGGGPGIERALGQARVRVIQLGFPETLADVRSEVVRVGAALGDPKEAEVVAKAMDRRLASIPQPSGGRPRALYMTAGGVTAGPGTLVHELFEAAGLDNFQDRPGWNPIPLERLAYSRPDLIAAASFAGAGGNIDSWSAARHPLALAPLRAGPQVGIEGAWTSCGGWFLVDAVEALARHRAAMESTGR; this is translated from the coding sequence ATGGCGCGCGGGGGCAGTCTGGCAGCACTGGCCGCAGTCCTTGGGCTGGCCGGTTGCGTCCCGGCGGCCGCCCCCACGCGCGCGGCGCCGCTGCGGATCGTCAGCCTGGATTACTGCGCGGACCAGTTCGTGCTCCGTTTCGCGCCGCGCGCCCATATCGCGGGGCTGTCGCCCGACGCGGGCAAGCCATTTTCCTATATGCGGGCGGCGGCGCAGGGGGTCCCGACGATCCGCCCCCGCACGGACGACGTGCTTGCGCTGCGACCCGACGTGGTCGTGCGTTCCTACGGAGGCGGGCCCGGAATAGAGCGCGCGCTCGGGCAGGCCAGAGTGCGGGTGATCCAGCTGGGGTTTCCCGAAACCCTCGCCGATGTGCGGAGCGAGGTGGTCCGCGTCGGCGCGGCGCTCGGCGACCCGAAGGAAGCGGAGGTCGTGGCGAAGGCGATGGACCGCCGCCTCGCCTCCATTCCGCAACCATCGGGCGGGCGGCCGCGCGCGCTCTACATGACAGCGGGCGGGGTCACCGCCGGTCCCGGCACGCTCGTGCACGAACTGTTCGAAGCGGCGGGACTCGACAATTTCCAGGATCGGCCCGGATGGAACCCGATCCCGCTGGAACGCCTGGCCTACTCACGGCCCGATCTGATCGCGGCGGCCTCGTTCGCCGGCGCCGGTGGCAACATCGACAGCTGGAGCGCCGCCCGCCATCCCTTGGCGCTGGCCCCCCTGCGCGCAGGGCCGCAGGTCGGAATCGAAGGCGCGTGGACTTCGTGCGGCGGCTGGTTCCTGGTCGATGCGGTGGAAGCCCTCGCCCGTCACCGGGCCGCCATGGAGAGCACGGGCCGATGA
- a CDS encoding class II aldolase/adducin family protein translates to MATAGKTHSNDDMAPAEWAARVDLAAAYRLVALYGWDDLIFTHLSARVPGPEHHFLINPYDMMFEEITASSLVKIDVDGAPVGPATHPVNPAGFTIHSAIHMAREDAQAVMHLHTPHGQAVSAMEWGLLPHTQTAMIAAHDVAYHDYEGIATDLEERERLVADLGTRNAMILRNHGTLTVGENVAACFLRLYFLERACEAQVHMLAAGRENLNTPPQGTPEKVKEQSNPRGMGALAQMLAWPALLRKLDRIDPSFRD, encoded by the coding sequence ATGGCGACGGCCGGCAAGACCCATTCCAATGACGACATGGCCCCAGCCGAATGGGCCGCGCGGGTGGACCTGGCGGCGGCGTATCGCCTGGTGGCGCTCTACGGCTGGGATGACCTCATCTTCACGCACCTTTCCGCCCGCGTGCCGGGGCCGGAGCACCATTTCCTGATCAACCCCTACGACATGATGTTCGAAGAGATCACGGCATCCTCGCTGGTCAAGATCGACGTCGATGGCGCGCCGGTGGGTCCGGCGACGCACCCGGTCAATCCGGCGGGGTTCACGATCCATTCCGCGATCCATATGGCGCGGGAGGACGCGCAGGCGGTGATGCATCTCCACACGCCGCACGGGCAGGCGGTCTCGGCAATGGAGTGGGGCCTGTTGCCGCACACCCAGACCGCGATGATCGCCGCGCACGACGTGGCCTATCACGACTACGAAGGCATCGCGACAGATCTCGAGGAGCGCGAGCGGCTCGTCGCCGATCTCGGCACGCGCAACGCGATGATCCTGCGCAACCATGGCACGCTGACGGTGGGGGAGAATGTGGCGGCGTGCTTCCTGCGCCTCTATTTCCTCGAACGCGCGTGCGAGGCGCAGGTCCACATGCTGGCGGCCGGGCGCGAGAACCTCAACACCCCGCCGCAGGGAACGCCGGAGAAAGTCAAGGAGCAGAGCAACCCGAGGGGCATGGGCGCGCTGGCGCAAATGCTCGCGTGGCCTGCTCTCCTGCGGAAGCTCGACCGGATCGATCCTTCATTCCGCGACTGA
- a CDS encoding glycosyltransferase — translation MVLAHNEARRIARCLDALPRAEGISIHCVVNGSTDSTAAIARSRRDVDVREYPRGGKARSWNRFVLEEAPRDIETFVFVDGDAQVAAGSVEALSLALARNPGANAAAGMPLNGRRAERYRAEMIASHGLFGDLYALRGTFVERMRQAGIRLPEDLVGDDSLIGALAKTDLGNEDCWVDARIVPCVEAGFRCDPVSWRPAQIRMQYRRMIAYSVRHRQNAIISRIMRGPGPVGLPRQLSALYREELDRAVPGRGWRWRWFDRQALRQMRQESLPA, via the coding sequence GTGGTCCTGGCGCACAACGAAGCGCGCCGCATCGCGCGGTGCCTGGACGCCCTGCCGCGCGCGGAGGGCATCTCCATCCATTGCGTGGTCAACGGCTCGACCGACAGCACCGCGGCCATCGCCCGGAGCAGGCGCGACGTGGACGTGCGGGAATACCCCCGGGGCGGCAAGGCGCGGAGCTGGAACCGTTTCGTGCTCGAAGAAGCGCCGCGCGATATCGAAACATTCGTCTTCGTCGATGGCGATGCGCAAGTCGCCGCCGGCTCCGTCGAGGCGCTCTCCCTGGCGCTGGCGCGCAATCCCGGTGCCAATGCCGCAGCCGGCATGCCGCTCAACGGCCGCCGCGCCGAACGGTACCGCGCCGAGATGATCGCGTCGCACGGGCTGTTCGGCGACCTCTATGCGTTGCGCGGCACTTTCGTGGAGCGGATGCGGCAGGCGGGCATAAGGCTGCCGGAAGATCTGGTGGGCGACGATTCGCTGATCGGCGCGCTGGCGAAGACCGATCTCGGCAACGAGGACTGCTGGGTGGATGCGCGCATCGTGCCCTGCGTCGAAGCGGGCTTCCGCTGCGACCCTGTTTCGTGGCGGCCGGCGCAGATCAGAATGCAGTATCGCCGCATGATCGCCTACAGCGTCCGGCACCGCCAGAACGCGATCATAAGCCGGATCATGCGCGGTCCGGGCCCGGTCGGCCTGCCGCGCCAACTGTCGGCCCTCTACCGGGAAGAACTCGACCGTGCAGTGCCGGGGCGCGGATGGCGGTGGCGCTGGTTCGACCGCCAGGCTCTGCGCCAGATGCGGCAGGAAAGCCTCCCCGCCTGA
- a CDS encoding glutathione S-transferase, with the protein MRDEARAPVLYSFRRCPYAMRARLALVISGIRCELREVSLKDKPESMLAASPKGTVPVLIAPDGAVIEESLDIMHWALGRHDPEGWLERDDPDLVARNDTAFKFDLDRYKYASRHGTDPQVHRASGLMFLRDLEARLSRTNWLCGAARGFADAAILPFVRQFAAVEPDWFKTQAMPRLSSWLAGFLASPLYAAVMTRIRPWQPGDAILVLGAEEER; encoded by the coding sequence ATGAGGGATGAGGCGCGCGCGCCTGTCCTCTACAGCTTTCGCCGCTGCCCTTATGCCATGCGCGCGCGGCTGGCCCTCGTCATCAGCGGAATACGCTGCGAGCTGCGCGAGGTGTCATTGAAAGACAAGCCGGAATCCATGCTGGCCGCGTCGCCCAAGGGTACGGTGCCGGTGCTGATCGCCCCAGACGGGGCGGTGATCGAGGAAAGCCTCGACATCATGCACTGGGCGCTCGGCCGCCACGATCCCGAAGGATGGCTGGAACGCGACGATCCGGATCTGGTCGCGCGCAACGACACCGCGTTCAAGTTCGATCTCGACAGGTACAAGTACGCCAGCCGCCATGGGACAGACCCGCAGGTCCACCGGGCCAGCGGGCTCATGTTTCTGCGTGACCTCGAAGCACGGTTGTCCAGGACAAACTGGCTGTGCGGGGCCGCACGGGGCTTCGCCGATGCCGCCATCCTGCCGTTCGTCCGTCAGTTTGCGGCCGTCGAACCCGATTGGTTCAAGACGCAGGCCATGCCCCGTCTGTCATCGTGGCTGGCCGGTTTCCTTGCATCACCGCTCTACGCAGCGGTCATGACGAGGATCAGGCCGTGGCAACCGGGGGATGCGATCCTGGTCTTGGGCGCAGAGGAGGAGCGCTGA
- a CDS encoding TonB-dependent receptor plug domain-containing protein → MPAFRYLLAAAPLLSFPSLAVAETGPVDAGTIIVTATRTERPVESVGQSVTIVDEEEIAARQAVSAIDILRTVPGVRFNRNGGLGAAAGLSIRGAESDHTVVLIDGVKLNDPAAPGAGFDFGPLLMGNIARVEVVRGAQSVLYGSQAIGGVVNLITRTATDPFALDARAEYGSRDTAHLVGNVSGRAGAASGSLGITYLRTDGISAFSSERGGAERDGFESIGGNGRLTVDVSDTVSLDLRGFYADASIDLDGFPPPLYAFSDTADRSFRKDLVGYAGVNAALLQGRFRNRLGIAYTRVDRRNVDRSLDTAVETFASEGTNRRFEYQGVLDLSRATQLVMGAEHEESRYASSNYGGPDDRESVTVQSLYGQLSLAPLPGLSLIGGVRHDDHRTFGGETTVAGNAAWSPNGGATVIRASYGEGFKAPSLFQLFSDYGNTALQPERARTRDVGITHAFLDRRAQVGVTWFNRTATNLIAYVSCFGSTDALCAERPFGTYDNIARAKADGWEFTLGLEPVDGFDLALQYSVVDAFDRVSGRRLARRARESASLVADWRAPSGLSLGMTVLMTGDSFEDAANTAPLDGYVETDLRAGFALTPQIEVFGRIDNLFDARYETALLYGQPGRSVTAGLRYSM, encoded by the coding sequence ATGCCCGCATTCCGTTACCTGCTCGCCGCCGCTCCGCTGCTTTCGTTCCCCTCGCTCGCCGTTGCCGAGACCGGACCGGTGGACGCCGGCACCATCATCGTGACAGCCACCCGAACGGAGCGCCCCGTGGAGAGCGTGGGCCAGTCGGTCACGATCGTCGACGAGGAAGAGATCGCCGCGCGCCAGGCAGTCTCTGCGATCGACATCCTGCGCACCGTGCCGGGGGTTCGCTTCAATCGCAACGGAGGGCTCGGCGCCGCGGCCGGACTGTCTATCCGCGGTGCCGAGAGCGACCATACCGTAGTCTTGATCGACGGGGTGAAGCTCAACGATCCCGCGGCGCCCGGCGCCGGGTTCGACTTTGGCCCCCTTCTGATGGGCAACATTGCCCGGGTGGAAGTCGTGCGGGGCGCGCAGTCGGTTCTTTACGGCAGCCAAGCGATCGGCGGCGTCGTCAACCTGATCACCCGCACGGCGACCGATCCATTCGCACTGGATGCACGCGCCGAGTACGGCAGCCGCGACACTGCGCACCTGGTGGGCAACGTGAGCGGTCGCGCCGGGGCGGCGAGCGGCAGCCTGGGCATCACATATCTTCGCACGGACGGCATATCGGCGTTCTCGAGCGAACGGGGCGGTGCGGAACGCGACGGGTTCGAAAGCATCGGGGGCAACGGGCGCTTGACGGTGGACGTCAGCGATACGGTCTCGCTGGATCTGCGCGGGTTCTACGCCGATGCGTCGATCGACCTCGACGGGTTTCCCCCGCCCCTCTACGCGTTTTCGGACACGGCCGACCGCTCGTTTCGAAAGGACCTCGTGGGATACGCAGGCGTCAATGCCGCGCTGCTCCAGGGGCGCTTCCGCAATCGCCTCGGCATTGCCTACACACGCGTCGACCGTCGCAACGTGGATCGATCGCTGGACACGGCCGTGGAAACGTTCGCATCGGAAGGGACCAACCGTCGCTTCGAATACCAGGGAGTGCTGGACCTGTCCCGCGCCACCCAGCTCGTCATGGGTGCGGAGCACGAGGAATCCCGCTACGCCAGTTCGAATTACGGCGGCCCGGACGACCGCGAGAGCGTGACCGTCCAGTCGCTTTACGGCCAACTCAGCCTGGCACCATTGCCGGGCCTGTCGCTGATCGGCGGCGTTCGACATGACGATCACCGGACCTTCGGCGGCGAGACCACCGTGGCCGGAAACGCCGCCTGGTCACCCAACGGCGGGGCGACGGTAATCCGGGCAAGCTATGGCGAAGGGTTCAAGGCGCCGTCGCTGTTCCAGTTGTTCAGCGATTACGGCAACACGGCGCTGCAGCCCGAACGTGCGCGCACCCGCGATGTGGGCATCACGCACGCGTTTCTGGATCGGCGGGCGCAAGTCGGCGTGACCTGGTTCAACCGCACCGCGACCAATCTCATCGCCTATGTCTCGTGCTTTGGCAGCACCGATGCGCTCTGCGCGGAGCGCCCGTTCGGCACGTACGACAACATCGCCCGCGCCAAGGCCGACGGCTGGGAATTCACTCTCGGCCTGGAGCCGGTGGACGGGTTCGACCTTGCACTCCAATATTCGGTGGTCGACGCCTTCGACCGTGTATCGGGCCGGCGCCTTGCACGCCGCGCGCGGGAGAGCGCCAGCCTGGTGGCCGACTGGCGCGCACCCAGCGGCCTGTCCCTGGGTATGACCGTCCTGATGACGGGCGACAGCTTCGAAGATGCGGCCAACACCGCGCCGCTCGACGGATACGTGGAGACGGACCTGCGCGCCGGCTTCGCGCTGACCCCCCAGATCGAGGTGTTCGGCCGGATCGATAACCTGTTCGACGCCCGGTACGAGACCGCCCTGCTCTACGGCCAGCCGGGTCGATCGGTCACCGCCGGGTTGCGGTACAGCATGTGA
- a CDS encoding glutaredoxin family protein, whose translation MPDEKTAILYRMILPDHTCPFGVRAREMLEDAGYTVDDRILSSREEVEAFKSEHGVATTPLVLIDDEAVGGSEELAAFLKS comes from the coding sequence ATGCCCGACGAAAAGACCGCCATCCTCTATCGCATGATCCTGCCGGATCACACGTGCCCTTTCGGCGTGCGCGCCCGGGAAATGCTGGAAGATGCCGGCTACACGGTCGACGACCGCATCCTCTCCAGCCGCGAGGAAGTGGAAGCGTTCAAGAGCGAGCATGGCGTCGCGACAACGCCGCTGGTGCTCATCGACGACGAGGCGGTCGGCGGGAGCGAGGAACTGGCGGCTTTCCTGAAGAGCTGA